From Hydra vulgaris chromosome 15, alternate assembly HydraT2T_AEP, one genomic window encodes:
- the LOC105848291 gene encoding uncharacterized protein LOC105848291 isoform X2, translating into MTETNVRASELWEHFEDCEPDADGVLKAKCRLCTNVTLRRKNLSTAALWGHLKSKHKKIATEVLEKKASRKRQAAIESADILEAGQKLNQCDKGSGSLQSPSNSKKLREESAVSIASFFQPKYSTYDKRQLQFDLDFMRCIVALSRPFSVADHEEIKEFFKKQLPRVTVKNSTTFAKFKLPLLYEQIHKQIFTELEQELPEVDGFALTSDMWTSRANEAYMSLTLHFVNRNFNLIKKVISCKHFPGSHTAVAIAVEIDKQIESLPNVKSESEKVVVHDAAANMRASFPNSSQLSHSLLCADHAINLVLQKAVEGCEPIQKAITKATLLSSKTHRSTLANELIKKACKDVGVAPIKVIAPVSTR; encoded by the exons atgACAGAGACTAATGTTAGAGCATCAGAGTTATGGGAGCATTTTGAAGACTGTGAGCCAGATGCTGATGGTGTCCTAAAAGCTAAATGTAGACTGTGCACTAATGTGACACTACGCCGTAAAAATCTTTCAACAGCTGCATTGTGGGGTCATCTCAAGTCAAAACACAAGAAAATTGCAACAGAAGTACTTGAAAAGAAAGCCTCTCGAAAAAGACAAGCAGCAATTGAATCTGCTGATATTTTAGAAGCAGGACAAAAGTTAAATCAGTGTGACAAAG gaTCAGGCAGTCTACAAAGTCCTTCAAACTCAAAAAAACTTCGTGAAGAAAGTGCTGTATCAATTGCATCATTCTTCCAGCCAAAGTATTCTACTTACGACAAGCGCCAGCTTCAGTTTGACCTGGATTTCATGAGGTGTATTGTTGCACTCTCGAGGCCTTTCAGTGTTGCTGACcatgaagaaataaaagaattttttaagaaGCAGCTGCCAAGGGTCACAGTTAAGAACTCTACAACTTTTGCAAAGTTCAAGCTTCCCTTACTATATGAACAGATTCATAAACAAATCTTTACAGAGTTAGAACAAGAGCTACCTGAAGTTGATGGTTTTGCTCTTACTTCAGATATGTGGACATCAAGAGCTAATGAAGCTTACATGAGTCTTACCTTGCATTTTGTCAATAGAAATTTCAACCTCATTAAAAAAGTCATCAGTTGCAAGCATTTTCCTGGATCTCACACTGCAGTGGCAATAGCTGTGGAAATAGACAAACAAATTGAATCTTTGCCAAATGTCAAGTCAGAATCTGAGAAGGTAGTGGTTCATGATGCAGCTGCAAATATGAGGGCATCCTTTCCAAACAGCTCTCAACTTTCTCACTCATTACTATGTGCTGATCATGCAATCAATCTTGTCTTGCAGAAAGCTGTTGAAGGATGTGAACCAATTCAAAAGGCAATAACGAAAGCAACCCTGCTCTCCAGCAAAACCCATCGATCAACTTTAGCTAATGAGCTGATCAAGAAAGCTTGCAAGGATGTAGGAG tgGCACCAATTAAAGTCATCGCTCCTGTTTCGACCAGATAG
- the LOC105848291 gene encoding galanin receptor 2b isoform X4, whose protein sequence is MREASMNTSNSFSLEYWELTWYSLIAVLGIIGNGVVMVVILLSKNIDRTSSFHIAIFSLAFADFMVSLLSLPTYIMSTDGFQKYHPQNISGDLMCKFVTSYFLPYWFLGASIFLLVFISIERRNAILYQKSLLFQQRSTKFKIATMVLIFFLAFIKELLGDLFIKYDPKNNEYGSFCGYESAFHSNEIHFCIIRKLVIFILDTLIPVVIVSYCFYQISLSLKNIGVFLGNSMKVNEIDIIHIRKVKTMKTIKIIASAFCICILPNRILFLLTFANVPILRWNSSISQVFVLMRLSNSFINPLIFCFQSKEFRKNLSIVFYRFYKRKSKTSRGGKQQSNSYKPLPDMVF, encoded by the exons ATGAGAGAAGCAAGTATGAATACCTCA aatagcTTTTCATTAGAATACTGGGAGCTAACTTGGTATTCATTGATTGCAGTTTTAGGAATAATTGGAAATGGCGTTGTAATGGTTGTTatacttttatctaaaaatattgatCGCACTTCATCGTTTCATATTGCCATATTTTCATTAGCATTTGCTGACTTTATGGTATCTTTATTAAGCTTACCAACTTATATTATGTCAACTGATGGCTTTCAAAAATATCATCCCCAAAACATTAGTGGTGATTTGATGTGTAAATTTGTTACCAGTTATTTTTTGCCGTATTGGTTTTTAGgtgcttcaatttttttactcGTATTTATTTCAATTGAGAGACGAAACGCAATATTGTATcaaaaatctttattgtttcaacaaagatctacaaagtttaaaattgcaACAATGGTTTTAATTTTCTTCCTTGCCTTTATCAAAGAACTTTTAGGAGatttgtttatcaaatatgatccaaaaaataatgaatacgGAAGTTTTTGTGGATACGAAAGTGCATTTCATTCGAACGAAATACATTTTTGTATAATCCgaaaacttgttatttttattttagacacaTTAATACCTGTTGTTATtgtttcttattgtttttaccAAATCTCTTTAAGTCTTAAAAATATTGGAGTCTTTTTAGGAAATTCTATGAAAGTTAATGAAATTGATATTATACATATTCGTAAAGtcaaaacaatgaaaacaatcaaaataatagCAAGTGCTTTTTGCATTTGTATTTTACCGAACAGAATACTTTTTCTACTCACTTTTGCAAATGTACCAATATTGCGTTGGAATTCTTCGATCTcccaagtttttgttttaatgcgattatcaaattcttttataaacCCTTTGATATTCTGTTTTCAGAGTAAGGAGTTTAGGAAAAACTTGTCAATCGTGTTTTACCGGTTTTACAAACGAAAATCCAAAACATCACGTGGAGGAAAACAACAATCAAACAGCTACAAACCGTTGCCAGACatggttttttaa
- the LOC105848291 gene encoding uncharacterized protein LOC105848291 isoform X3 has protein sequence MTETNVRASELWEHFEDCEPDADGVLKAKCRLCTNVTLRRKNLSTAALWGHLKSKHKKIATEVLEKKASRKRQAAIESADILEAGQKLNQCDKGSGSLQSPSNSKKLREESAVSIASFFQPKYSTYDKRQLQFDLDFMRCIVALSRPFSVADHEEIKEFFKKQLPRVTVKNSTTFAKFKLPLLYEQIHKQIFTELEQELPEVDGFALTSDMWTSRANEAYMSLTLHFVNRNFNLIKKVISCKHFPGSHTAVAIAVEIDKQIESLPNVKSESEKVVVHDAAANMRASFPNSSQLSHSLLCADHAINLVLQKAVEGCEPIQKAITKATLLSSKTHRSTLANELIKKACKDVGE, from the exons atgACAGAGACTAATGTTAGAGCATCAGAGTTATGGGAGCATTTTGAAGACTGTGAGCCAGATGCTGATGGTGTCCTAAAAGCTAAATGTAGACTGTGCACTAATGTGACACTACGCCGTAAAAATCTTTCAACAGCTGCATTGTGGGGTCATCTCAAGTCAAAACACAAGAAAATTGCAACAGAAGTACTTGAAAAGAAAGCCTCTCGAAAAAGACAAGCAGCAATTGAATCTGCTGATATTTTAGAAGCAGGACAAAAGTTAAATCAGTGTGACAAAG gaTCAGGCAGTCTACAAAGTCCTTCAAACTCAAAAAAACTTCGTGAAGAAAGTGCTGTATCAATTGCATCATTCTTCCAGCCAAAGTATTCTACTTACGACAAGCGCCAGCTTCAGTTTGACCTGGATTTCATGAGGTGTATTGTTGCACTCTCGAGGCCTTTCAGTGTTGCTGACcatgaagaaataaaagaattttttaagaaGCAGCTGCCAAGGGTCACAGTTAAGAACTCTACAACTTTTGCAAAGTTCAAGCTTCCCTTACTATATGAACAGATTCATAAACAAATCTTTACAGAGTTAGAACAAGAGCTACCTGAAGTTGATGGTTTTGCTCTTACTTCAGATATGTGGACATCAAGAGCTAATGAAGCTTACATGAGTCTTACCTTGCATTTTGTCAATAGAAATTTCAACCTCATTAAAAAAGTCATCAGTTGCAAGCATTTTCCTGGATCTCACACTGCAGTGGCAATAGCTGTGGAAATAGACAAACAAATTGAATCTTTGCCAAATGTCAAGTCAGAATCTGAGAAGGTAGTGGTTCATGATGCAGCTGCAAATATGAGGGCATCCTTTCCAAACAGCTCTCAACTTTCTCACTCATTACTATGTGCTGATCATGCAATCAATCTTGTCTTGCAGAAAGCTGTTGAAGGATGTGAACCAATTCAAAAGGCAATAACGAAAGCAACCCTGCTCTCCAGCAAAACCCATCGATCAACTTTAGCTAATGAGCTGATCAAGAAAGCTTGCAAGGATGTAGGAG aatag
- the LOC105848291 gene encoding galanin receptor 2a isoform X5, with amino-acid sequence MVVILLSKNIDRTSSFHIAIFSLAFADFMVSLLSLPTYIMSTDGFQKYHPQNISGDLMCKFVTSYFLPYWFLGASIFLLVFISIERRNAILYQKSLLFQQRSTKFKIATMVLIFFLAFIKELLGDLFIKYDPKNNEYGSFCGYESAFHSNEIHFCIIRKLVIFILDTLIPVVIVSYCFYQISLSLKNIGVFLGNSMKVNEIDIIHIRKVKTMKTIKIIASAFCICILPNRILFLLTFANVPILRWNSSISQVFVLMRLSNSFINPLIFCFQSKEFRKNLSIVFYRFYKRKSKTSRGGKQQSNSYKPLPDMVF; translated from the coding sequence ATGGTTGTTatacttttatctaaaaatattgatCGCACTTCATCGTTTCATATTGCCATATTTTCATTAGCATTTGCTGACTTTATGGTATCTTTATTAAGCTTACCAACTTATATTATGTCAACTGATGGCTTTCAAAAATATCATCCCCAAAACATTAGTGGTGATTTGATGTGTAAATTTGTTACCAGTTATTTTTTGCCGTATTGGTTTTTAGgtgcttcaatttttttactcGTATTTATTTCAATTGAGAGACGAAACGCAATATTGTATcaaaaatctttattgtttcaacaaagatctacaaagtttaaaattgcaACAATGGTTTTAATTTTCTTCCTTGCCTTTATCAAAGAACTTTTAGGAGatttgtttatcaaatatgatccaaaaaataatgaatacgGAAGTTTTTGTGGATACGAAAGTGCATTTCATTCGAACGAAATACATTTTTGTATAATCCgaaaacttgttatttttattttagacacaTTAATACCTGTTGTTATtgtttcttattgtttttaccAAATCTCTTTAAGTCTTAAAAATATTGGAGTCTTTTTAGGAAATTCTATGAAAGTTAATGAAATTGATATTATACATATTCGTAAAGtcaaaacaatgaaaacaatcaaaataatagCAAGTGCTTTTTGCATTTGTATTTTACCGAACAGAATACTTTTTCTACTCACTTTTGCAAATGTACCAATATTGCGTTGGAATTCTTCGATCTcccaagtttttgttttaatgcgattatcaaattcttttataaacCCTTTGATATTCTGTTTTCAGAGTAAGGAGTTTAGGAAAAACTTGTCAATCGTGTTTTACCGGTTTTACAAACGAAAATCCAAAACATCACGTGGAGGAAAACAACAATCAAACAGCTACAAACCGTTGCCAGACatggttttttaa